A stretch of the Pseudoruegeria sp. SHC-113 genome encodes the following:
- a CDS encoding carbohydrate ABC transporter permease: MIRSRRIYLFAAPALALIGGFFVYPIVLSVQMSFTDFAGVGQAEYVGWKNYERFISRDRYLNSVWVTLKFTFLVVLIQTLAGLFFAALLHRMPAIRNFCRAALFTPAMMSFVIVGYVWQFIYSPYTGGLNALLEAVGLGAFSRGWLGDPDTALIAIVITHVWMFTGYTTAIFLVGFANISSDIEEAGRLDGANSWQRFRHLELPLLAPSFTVNIILSTVGTLKTFELPFIMTRGGPDRATNTLSLEIVNNLFGSYRFGFASALSIIMLILVVIVAVVQNGYLKRREENI; the protein is encoded by the coding sequence ATGATCAGATCCCGACGCATATACCTCTTCGCGGCCCCTGCTCTGGCCCTGATCGGCGGCTTCTTCGTCTACCCGATCGTGCTTTCGGTGCAGATGAGCTTCACCGATTTCGCAGGCGTCGGGCAGGCGGAATACGTGGGCTGGAAGAACTACGAGCGCTTCATCAGCCGCGATCGCTACCTGAATTCCGTCTGGGTGACGCTGAAATTCACTTTCCTCGTGGTGCTGATCCAGACGCTGGCGGGCCTGTTCTTCGCCGCGCTGCTGCACCGGATGCCGGCGATCCGCAATTTCTGCCGCGCAGCCCTTTTCACGCCTGCCATGATGAGCTTCGTGATCGTCGGCTATGTCTGGCAATTCATCTATTCGCCCTACACCGGCGGGCTGAATGCGCTGCTGGAGGCGGTGGGCCTTGGCGCGTTCTCCCGTGGTTGGCTGGGCGATCCCGATACCGCACTGATTGCCATCGTGATCACCCATGTCTGGATGTTTACCGGCTACACCACGGCGATCTTCCTCGTCGGGTTTGCCAATATCTCGTCTGACATCGAGGAGGCCGGGCGGCTGGACGGTGCGAACTCCTGGCAGCGGTTCCGCCACCTCGAACTGCCGCTTCTGGCGCCAAGCTTCACTGTGAACATCATCCTTTCCACCGTCGGCACGCTGAAAACCTTCGAACTGCCCTTCATCATGACGCGCGGCGGGCCGGACCGGGCCACCAACACACTGAGCCTTGAGATCGTGAACAACCTCTTCGGCAGCTACCGCTTCGGCTTCGCCTCCGCTCTCTCGATCATCATGCTCATCCTCGTGGTGATCGTGGCGGTGGTGCAGAACGGCTACCTCAAGCGCCGGGAGGAGAACATATGA
- a CDS encoding IclR family transcriptional regulator: MARKSSQSHEEKGTADAAARKKSAVPAVEKALDVLEILSLSRDGLTMNEIVEETGRSMGELYRVVLYLAERDYLRQDAATGRYALTPRLFELSHRHPPTERLLQEAVPVLERIAAQTEQSCHLAVLNRTQVLILASVASPRPAGYAVRTGAMFPALATSSGLVILAHAPAEAQQRFINRLSGSDRDETRQRLQAIEVAGLDDSPSRIVTGVRNFSAPVFDNRGVVAAITCGFIDQADQKCAPEEVRAVIKENAGLLSAALGQPGQG, from the coding sequence ATGGCACGCAAGAGCAGCCAATCGCACGAGGAAAAGGGCACCGCCGACGCGGCCGCCCGCAAGAAAAGCGCCGTTCCAGCAGTGGAAAAGGCGCTCGACGTGCTGGAGATCCTCTCGCTGTCCCGCGACGGGCTGACGATGAACGAGATCGTAGAGGAAACCGGCCGCTCCATGGGGGAGCTCTACCGCGTGGTGCTCTACCTCGCGGAGCGCGATTACCTCCGGCAGGATGCGGCGACCGGGCGCTATGCGCTCACGCCCCGGCTGTTTGAGCTGTCGCACCGCCATCCGCCCACTGAACGGCTGCTGCAGGAGGCGGTGCCGGTGCTGGAACGTATCGCGGCGCAGACGGAGCAATCCTGCCATTTGGCCGTGCTCAATCGCACGCAGGTGCTGATCCTTGCCTCCGTCGCCAGCCCGCGCCCGGCGGGCTACGCGGTGCGCACCGGGGCGATGTTCCCGGCACTGGCCACCAGTTCGGGCCTCGTGATTCTCGCCCATGCTCCGGCTGAGGCGCAGCAGCGCTTCATCAACCGGCTTTCAGGGAGCGATCGGGACGAAACCCGTCAGCGCCTGCAGGCGATCGAGGTCGCCGGGCTGGACGACAGCCCCAGCCGCATCGTCACCGGCGTGCGCAACTTCTCTGCGCCGGTGTTTGACAATCGGGGGGTGGTGGCGGCGATCACCTGCGGCTTTATCGATCAGGCCGATCAGAAATGCGCGCCGGAAGAGGTGCGCGCCGTGATCAAAGAAAACGCCGGTTTGCTCTCCGCCGCTCTGGGCCAACCCGGGCAAGGCTGA
- a CDS encoding mandelate racemase/muconate lactonizing enzyme family protein, translating to MNTPLRPSEQATPATRRTAGHRISAIRPFIVWVGARNQLIVKVETESGLYGWGESGLSGREKAVVGALSHFEPLLQGQDAMQIGAIWQRVYRSQYFEGGRVLQAALSAIDIALHDIKAKAFQVPVYELLGGAQRREVPTFVSVAAGAFDQAREQARELYDRGWRCIRLFPDMRDCEVFEPREEIGKAARLCREVRADLGEDVMLGIDWHHRLSVAEAASFCQRLPKGTLDFIEEPIRDETPEAYESLRGLTDIPFAIGEEFASKWQFLPYIERGIHQFNRVDVCNVGGLTEAMKVAAMSEAHYVDVMPHNPLGPICTAASIHFGVAVPNFAALEVNVMSDALYGAAADDALFLTRPRLAGTVFKQPEGVGLGIEIDESLLASVPGRDWGPPMLVRRDGSVTNW from the coding sequence ATGAACACGCCCCTGCGCCCTTCCGAACAGGCCACCCCGGCCACGCGCCGCACCGCTGGCCACCGCATTTCGGCGATCCGCCCTTTCATCGTCTGGGTCGGCGCGCGCAACCAGCTGATCGTGAAGGTGGAAACCGAAAGCGGGCTCTATGGCTGGGGCGAAAGCGGGCTTTCGGGGCGGGAGAAGGCTGTTGTCGGCGCGCTTTCCCATTTCGAGCCGCTCCTGCAGGGGCAGGACGCCATGCAGATCGGCGCGATCTGGCAGCGGGTCTACCGCAGCCAGTATTTTGAGGGCGGCCGCGTGCTGCAGGCCGCGCTCTCGGCGATCGACATCGCGCTGCACGACATCAAGGCCAAGGCGTTTCAGGTGCCGGTCTATGAATTGCTCGGCGGCGCGCAGCGGCGCGAAGTGCCGACTTTCGTCTCCGTCGCGGCAGGCGCTTTCGATCAGGCCCGCGAACAGGCGCGCGAGCTCTATGATCGCGGCTGGCGCTGCATCCGCCTCTTCCCCGACATGCGCGACTGCGAGGTGTTCGAGCCGCGCGAGGAGATCGGCAAGGCGGCCCGCCTCTGCCGCGAGGTGCGCGCGGATCTGGGTGAGGACGTGATGCTGGGGATCGACTGGCACCACCGGCTGTCGGTGGCCGAGGCGGCCTCCTTCTGCCAGCGGCTGCCGAAGGGCACGCTGGATTTCATCGAGGAGCCGATCCGCGACGAAACCCCGGAAGCCTATGAATCCTTGCGTGGGCTCACCGATATTCCCTTCGCCATCGGCGAGGAGTTCGCGTCCAAATGGCAGTTCCTGCCCTATATCGAACGCGGCATTCACCAGTTCAACCGCGTGGATGTCTGCAACGTCGGCGGGCTGACGGAGGCGATGAAGGTCGCCGCGATGAGCGAGGCCCATTACGTGGATGTCATGCCGCACAATCCGCTGGGGCCGATCTGTACCGCCGCGAGCATTCACTTCGGCGTTGCGGTGCCGAATTTCGCCGCGTTGGAAGTGAACGTGATGAGCGATGCTTTGTACGGCGCGGCCGCTGATGACGCGCTCTTCCTGACGCGCCCGCGTCTGGCGGGCACCGTGTTCAAGCAGCCCGAGGGCGTCGGCCTTGGCATCGAGATTGACGAATCGCTGCTCGCGAGCGTGCCGGGCCGCGACTGGGGCCCGCCGATGCTGGTCCGCCGGGACGGCTCCGTCACCAACTGGTAG
- a CDS encoding aldehyde dehydrogenase family protein: MDYYRSFIDNTWIDGATGERVAVEDPSTGEIWAEVADCTEADAQAALESSDRAQAKWALLPAVERAGYLYRIAEGLKAERAHFATLLVREQGKTLAEAEFEVDDTIRYMTYAAESARRITGDILPADAPNEQLFIFKVPYGVTLALCAYNYPLALIGRKVGPALVTGNTVIIKPHEATPVTASEFCRIVEAAGVPKGVINMVSGAGIGLGTALVKSPITKLVSLTGSIRAGQGVAATAAENLTALSLELGGKAPFIVLKDANIDAAVEAATIARFANCGQVCICAETVMVEDAIADEFNEKLLKRVAEVRPGNPMQNAGMGPVTTAGARARIHGLVEESLKQGAELAMGGRIPEGMEKGNWYAPTVLLNATAETAAVKEEIFGPVLPVMRISGHEEAISIANARDDGLSAYLWTKDSAIYMDAINRLDTGTIFLNKGISGYIQGYHNGHKRSGLGGEDGFYGLEGYLQKRTVYMAY; this comes from the coding sequence ATGGATTATTACAGAAGCTTCATCGACAATACCTGGATCGACGGCGCCACCGGCGAACGCGTGGCGGTGGAAGACCCCTCCACCGGCGAAATCTGGGCCGAAGTCGCCGATTGCACCGAAGCGGATGCGCAGGCCGCGCTGGAAAGCTCTGATCGCGCGCAGGCCAAATGGGCGCTGTTGCCCGCGGTGGAACGCGCAGGCTACCTCTATCGCATCGCGGAAGGGCTGAAAGCCGAGCGCGCCCATTTCGCCACGCTTCTGGTGCGCGAGCAGGGCAAGACGCTGGCAGAGGCCGAATTCGAGGTGGATGACACCATCCGCTACATGACCTACGCCGCCGAATCCGCCCGCCGTATCACCGGCGACATCCTGCCCGCCGACGCCCCCAACGAGCAGCTGTTCATCTTCAAGGTGCCCTACGGCGTGACGCTGGCGCTCTGCGCCTACAACTATCCGCTGGCGCTGATCGGCCGCAAGGTTGGCCCCGCGCTGGTGACGGGCAACACCGTGATCATCAAGCCCCATGAGGCCACACCCGTAACGGCCAGCGAGTTCTGCCGCATCGTGGAGGCCGCTGGCGTGCCGAAGGGCGTGATCAACATGGTGTCCGGCGCCGGGATCGGCCTTGGCACCGCGCTGGTGAAAAGCCCGATCACCAAGCTCGTCTCGCTCACCGGCTCCATCCGCGCGGGCCAGGGCGTGGCTGCGACAGCCGCCGAGAACCTCACCGCGCTTTCGCTGGAGTTGGGCGGCAAAGCGCCGTTCATTGTGCTTAAGGATGCCAACATCGACGCCGCGGTCGAGGCCGCCACTATCGCGCGCTTTGCCAACTGCGGGCAGGTCTGCATCTGCGCCGAAACCGTGATGGTGGAGGACGCCATCGCCGATGAGTTCAACGAAAAGCTGCTGAAACGTGTCGCCGAAGTGCGCCCCGGCAACCCGATGCAGAACGCCGGCATGGGCCCCGTCACCACCGCCGGCGCGCGGGCGCGCATTCATGGGCTGGTGGAGGAAAGCCTCAAGCAGGGGGCTGAGCTGGCCATGGGCGGTCGCATCCCCGAAGGTATGGAGAAGGGCAACTGGTACGCCCCGACCGTGCTGCTGAACGCAACCGCCGAGACCGCCGCCGTAAAGGAAGAGATCTTCGGCCCGGTGCTGCCGGTGATGCGCATCTCCGGCCACGAGGAAGCCATCAGCATCGCCAACGCGCGCGATGACGGGCTTTCGGCCTATCTCTGGACGAAGGATTCCGCGATCTACATGGATGCGATCAACCGGCTCGATACCGGCACGATCTTCCTGAACAAGGGCATCAGCGGCTATATCCAGGGCTATCACAACGGCCACAAGCGCTCGGGCCTCGGCGGCGAGGACGGCTTCTACGGCCTCGAAGGCTATCTGCAGAAACGCACCGTCTACATGGCGTATTAA
- a CDS encoding SDR family NAD(P)-dependent oxidoreductase, which yields MSGRLTGKRVIVTGAGAGIGLGILRACVAEGAQVTGFEIRAEARVAVEAAGGSFRQVDVADAAKLQAAIAEVAQAAGGLDGLVNNAGITIQKPLQEMTLQEMDLLWQVNQRSCLLAAQSAAPLMAAGGGGSIVNIASNHARASDLGYEAYAGTKGAIVAMTRAMAWSLGRDGIRVNALAPGLTMTEAVAGVAEREGRQQEFNSWHATGQVASTEEIGRLAAFLLSPDSAALTGAEIIADHGMSARLGAI from the coding sequence ATGAGCGGGCGTCTGACAGGAAAGCGCGTGATCGTCACCGGGGCAGGGGCCGGCATCGGCCTTGGCATTCTACGGGCCTGTGTGGCGGAGGGCGCGCAGGTGACGGGCTTTGAGATCCGCGCTGAAGCACGCGTAGCCGTTGAGGCCGCAGGCGGAAGCTTCCGGCAGGTGGACGTGGCCGATGCCGCCAAGCTTCAGGCGGCGATTGCCGAGGTGGCGCAAGCCGCTGGCGGGCTCGACGGGCTTGTGAACAACGCAGGGATCACGATCCAGAAACCGCTGCAGGAGATGACCCTGCAGGAGATGGATCTGCTCTGGCAGGTGAACCAGCGCTCTTGCCTGCTGGCCGCGCAGTCCGCCGCGCCGCTGATGGCCGCCGGGGGCGGGGGCAGCATCGTGAACATCGCCTCCAACCACGCCCGCGCCTCCGATCTGGGCTACGAGGCCTACGCCGGAACCAAGGGCGCCATTGTCGCCATGACCCGCGCCATGGCCTGGAGCCTTGGGCGCGACGGCATCCGCGTGAACGCGCTCGCGCCGGGGCTGACCATGACGGAAGCCGTCGCCGGCGTCGCCGAACGCGAAGGCCGGCAGCAGGAATTCAACAGCTGGCACGCCACCGGGCAAGTGGCCAGCACCGAGGAAATCGGCCGCCTTGCCGCTTTCCTTCTGAGTCCTGACTCCGCCGCGCTCACCGGCGCGGAGATCATCGCCGATCACGGCATGTCCGCCCGGTTGGGCGCAATTTGA
- a CDS encoding carbohydrate ABC transporter permease, producing the protein MTRPRKALSFLAQAAVVALVLAMLLPVVYMIGMSFRTAEEINAAPLGLPDTLYLGNYARALDQMGYWRAVVNSVGITISVTALVALLGSLAAYPLARRANRFTKGVVMLVALGLATPPFVTITPIYVIFRNLGLLDSYPGIILAFTALNLPLAVFFYTSFISAIPRELEEAARLDNCNDWQIYWYVIRPLLGPATATLSLFVMLMVWNDFVYPLLLMTSPEKFTVMVSVYRFVGNLNIQPEMLFPAAVLGSLPLLVLFLFFQRRIVAGVTAGAVK; encoded by the coding sequence ATGACCCGCCCCCGCAAAGCGCTCTCCTTTCTTGCGCAGGCCGCCGTGGTGGCGCTGGTGCTCGCGATGCTTCTGCCGGTTGTCTACATGATCGGCATGAGCTTCCGCACCGCGGAGGAGATCAACGCAGCCCCGCTGGGCCTGCCCGATACGCTCTACCTCGGAAACTACGCCCGCGCGCTCGATCAGATGGGCTATTGGCGGGCGGTGGTGAACTCGGTGGGGATCACGATCTCCGTCACCGCGCTCGTCGCGCTGCTGGGCTCGCTTGCCGCCTATCCGCTGGCCCGCCGCGCCAACCGCTTTACCAAGGGCGTGGTGATGCTGGTGGCGCTGGGGCTGGCCACGCCGCCCTTCGTCACCATCACCCCGATCTACGTGATCTTCCGCAACCTCGGTCTGCTCGACAGCTACCCGGGCATCATCCTTGCCTTCACCGCGCTGAACCTGCCGCTGGCGGTGTTCTTCTACACGAGCTTCATCAGCGCCATCCCGCGCGAGCTGGAAGAGGCCGCGCGGCTGGATAATTGCAACGACTGGCAGATCTACTGGTACGTGATCCGCCCGCTGCTGGGCCCGGCCACCGCCACGCTTTCGCTCTTCGTGATGCTGATGGTCTGGAACGACTTCGTTTACCCGCTTCTTCTGATGACATCGCCGGAGAAATTCACCGTGATGGTTTCCGTCTACCGCTTCGTGGGCAACCTCAACATCCAGCCGGAAATGCTCTTCCCGGCGGCCGTTCTGGGCTCGCTGCCGCTGCTCGTGCTCTTCCTCTTCTTCCAGCGCCGCATCGTGGCCGGTGTGACGGCGGGGGCAGTGAAATGA
- a CDS encoding ABC transporter substrate-binding protein, whose product MTLRFTISQRLAATVASAAIASVLALPVAAFEEAPMLKSLVDAGSLPPVDERLPSEPLVLETIETVGEYGGTLRRAILGGGDQHNIVRTIGSDNMVRWDPAWTEIRPNIAKSWDVSEDASSFTFHLREGMRWSDGAPFTADDILFWYEDVFMNEALTPNKDATFVGPNGPVKVTKVDDTTVTFDFGAPNGLFLQHMAYGFGYQPTAYPKHYLGQFHEKYNADVAALVEAEPAAADWVSLFNLKAGAMDTPLFWQNPDRPTLHAWHLTNAYGNTDRIVAERNPYYYKVDSAGQQLPYIDKITYDQVEDVETILLKAFNGEIDYMLRHIGRPANKAALTDNMERGKYGFFDVGDLPANIMVLMLNLTNEDPVKREVVNNRDFRIGLSHAINRQELIDLLYFGAGTPAQVAPRKGSEFYKDEYVDRYVAFDPDLANEYLDKVMPEKDADGFRIGPDGNRFSLVFLVADVFGLQYPDAMELLASYAADVGVDIQVRATDRSRLIALHTANEHDAYLWNCPGGQADVYTVPLCFVPTVTNTISWGREWAEWRVDAAKGSEPPANVKAVIDTYNQMQAAGDPAEQKALMEKVLDMASEELFTIGVVHNDPVFGIARNNMRNVPDPLPIAGQLWFPAPYTAQMFFEGGENLP is encoded by the coding sequence ATGACACTACGTTTCACGATCTCGCAGCGGCTTGCCGCCACCGTGGCCAGCGCCGCGATTGCGAGCGTTCTGGCCCTGCCTGTGGCCGCTTTCGAAGAAGCCCCGATGCTGAAATCCCTTGTGGACGCCGGCAGCCTGCCGCCGGTGGATGAGCGTCTGCCATCTGAGCCGCTTGTGCTGGAAACCATTGAAACCGTTGGCGAGTACGGCGGCACCCTGCGCCGCGCCATTCTTGGCGGCGGCGATCAGCACAACATCGTGCGCACCATCGGTTCTGACAACATGGTGCGCTGGGATCCGGCCTGGACGGAGATCCGCCCCAATATCGCCAAGAGCTGGGATGTCTCGGAAGATGCCTCCAGCTTCACCTTCCACCTGCGCGAAGGCATGCGCTGGTCCGATGGAGCGCCCTTCACGGCGGATGACATCCTGTTCTGGTATGAAGACGTCTTCATGAACGAGGCGCTGACGCCGAACAAGGACGCAACCTTTGTCGGACCAAATGGCCCGGTCAAAGTCACCAAGGTGGACGACACCACCGTGACCTTCGATTTCGGCGCGCCCAACGGGCTGTTCCTGCAGCACATGGCCTATGGCTTCGGCTACCAGCCCACGGCCTACCCGAAGCACTACCTCGGCCAGTTCCACGAAAAGTACAACGCCGACGTCGCCGCGCTGGTGGAGGCCGAGCCCGCCGCCGCCGATTGGGTGAGCCTGTTCAACCTGAAAGCCGGCGCGATGGACACACCGCTCTTTTGGCAGAACCCGGACCGCCCGACGCTGCACGCCTGGCATCTGACCAACGCCTACGGCAACACCGACCGCATCGTCGCCGAGCGCAACCCCTACTACTACAAGGTGGATTCCGCTGGTCAGCAGCTGCCCTACATCGACAAGATCACCTATGATCAGGTCGAGGATGTGGAAACGATCCTGCTCAAGGCCTTCAACGGCGAGATCGACTACATGCTGCGCCACATCGGCCGCCCGGCCAACAAGGCCGCGCTGACCGACAACATGGAGCGCGGCAAATACGGCTTCTTCGACGTGGGCGATCTGCCGGCCAACATCATGGTGCTGATGCTGAACCTCACCAACGAGGATCCGGTGAAGCGCGAAGTGGTGAACAACCGGGATTTCCGCATCGGCCTGAGCCACGCCATCAACCGGCAGGAGCTGATCGATCTGCTCTACTTCGGCGCAGGCACCCCGGCGCAGGTCGCGCCGCGCAAGGGCAGCGAGTTCTACAAGGACGAATACGTCGATCGCTACGTGGCCTTTGACCCGGATCTCGCCAATGAGTACCTCGACAAGGTGATGCCCGAGAAGGACGCCGACGGCTTCCGCATCGGGCCGGACGGCAACCGCTTCTCGCTCGTCTTCCTCGTGGCCGATGTCTTCGGGCTGCAGTACCCGGACGCGATGGAGCTTCTGGCCTCTTACGCCGCTGACGTGGGCGTCGATATCCAGGTGCGCGCCACCGACCGTTCGCGCCTGATCGCGCTTCACACCGCCAACGAGCATGACGCCTATCTCTGGAACTGCCCCGGCGGGCAGGCCGATGTCTACACGGTGCCGCTCTGCTTCGTGCCGACAGTGACGAACACCATCAGCTGGGGCCGCGAATGGGCCGAATGGCGGGTGGATGCCGCGAAGGGCAGCGAGCCGCCGGCGAATGTGAAGGCGGTGATCGACACCTACAATCAGATGCAGGCCGCAGGTGATCCGGCGGAGCAGAAGGCGCTAATGGAGAAGGTGCTCGACATGGCCAGCGAAGAGCTGTTCACCATCGGCGTGGTGCACAATGATCCGGTCTTCGGCATCGCGCGCAACAACATGCGCAACGTGCCCGATCCGCTGCCGATCGCGGGCCAACTCTGGTTCCCCGCGCCCTACACCGCGCAGATGTTCTTTGAAGGCGGCGAAAACCTGCCCTGA
- a CDS encoding GntR family transcriptional regulator, with protein MAETPDAPAAKRTKENKDVYSRLMADIGTGAFPSGTRLKVQDLAKRYGTSIIPVREALRLLQGEGLIEIAPNRGATVATLNAEMIQEIFEILQLLEPYFVSYFAKVCTEADIAELEARQALLEQTPVRDKAAFTGHDLEFHKIIARKHYNRRAFGIWELQRRLLNALALPIPISNARHREILEQHHELIEALRQNDGEAALAAINRHVAGAGDQMYLQLRSQ; from the coding sequence ATGGCCGAGACGCCCGACGCCCCCGCCGCCAAGCGGACCAAGGAAAACAAGGATGTCTATTCCCGCCTGATGGCCGACATCGGAACCGGTGCCTTTCCAAGCGGCACACGGCTCAAGGTGCAGGATCTGGCCAAGCGCTATGGCACTTCGATCATCCCCGTGCGCGAGGCGCTGCGCCTGTTGCAGGGCGAAGGGCTGATCGAGATCGCCCCGAATCGCGGGGCCACCGTAGCCACGCTGAACGCCGAAATGATTCAGGAGATCTTCGAGATCCTGCAACTGCTGGAGCCCTATTTCGTCTCCTATTTCGCGAAGGTCTGCACCGAGGCCGACATCGCCGAGCTGGAAGCAAGGCAGGCGCTGCTGGAGCAAACCCCAGTGCGCGACAAGGCGGCCTTCACAGGCCACGATCTGGAGTTTCACAAGATCATCGCGCGCAAGCACTATAACCGCCGCGCTTTCGGCATCTGGGAGCTGCAGCGCCGTCTGCTGAACGCGCTTGCGCTGCCAATCCCGATCTCCAACGCCCGCCACCGGGAGATCCTCGAACAGCACCACGAGCTGATCGAAGCCCTGCGCCAGAACGACGGCGAGGCCGCGCTGGCGGCGATCAACCGCCACGTGGCCGGGGCCGGGGATCAGATGTATCTGCAGCTGCGCAGCCAGTAA
- a CDS encoding ABC transporter permease, with product MAGFILRRILYMVPTVALISVVTFLIIQLPPGDYLDALAAEMGEGGADNVAALEALREQYGLGQPIWVQYWKWITGILFHGDFGISFEKNLPVSDVIWDRLAWTFGISVLTLIFIWAVALPIGIYSAVRKYSVGDYVATFFGFIGLAIPNFLLALVMMYVAFKYFGQSVGGLVSPEYLDAPWSWAKFTDLLAHIWMPIVVVGTSGAAALIRIMRANLLDELYRPYVVTARAKGMSEFQLLMRYPVRVALNPFISTIGWILPTLVSGEIIVAVVMNLPTTGPLLLRALLVQDMYLAGSLILIVSLLTVVGTLISDLLLAWIDPRIRYQ from the coding sequence ATGGCCGGCTTCATCCTGCGACGGATCCTTTACATGGTGCCCACCGTGGCGCTGATCTCCGTCGTCACCTTCCTCATCATCCAGCTTCCTCCCGGCGATTACCTCGACGCGCTTGCCGCCGAGATGGGCGAGGGCGGAGCCGATAACGTCGCCGCGCTGGAAGCCCTGCGGGAGCAATACGGGCTCGGCCAGCCGATCTGGGTACAATACTGGAAATGGATCACCGGCATCCTGTTCCACGGCGATTTCGGCATCTCTTTCGAGAAGAACCTGCCCGTTTCCGATGTGATCTGGGATCGCCTCGCCTGGACCTTCGGCATCTCGGTGCTGACGCTGATCTTCATCTGGGCCGTGGCCCTGCCCATCGGCATCTATTCCGCCGTGCGCAAGTATTCGGTGGGCGACTACGTGGCCACTTTCTTCGGCTTCATCGGCCTTGCGATCCCGAACTTCCTGCTCGCCCTCGTGATGATGTATGTGGCCTTCAAATACTTCGGCCAGAGCGTCGGAGGGCTTGTCTCGCCGGAGTATCTCGACGCGCCGTGGAGCTGGGCGAAATTCACCGATCTGCTCGCCCATATCTGGATGCCCATCGTCGTTGTCGGCACCTCCGGCGCGGCTGCGCTGATCCGCATCATGCGTGCTAACCTGCTGGATGAGCTCTATCGGCCTTACGTCGTGACCGCGCGGGCCAAGGGCATGAGCGAGTTCCAGCTTCTCATGCGCTACCCGGTGCGCGTTGCCCTGAACCCTTTCATCTCCACCATCGGCTGGATCCTCCCGACGCTCGTGTCGGGCGAGATCATCGTGGCCGTGGTGATGAACCTGCCCACCACCGGCCCGCTCCTGCTGCGCGCGCTCCTGGTGCAGGACATGTATCTCGCTGGCTCGCTGATCCTGATCGTCAGCCTGCTCACCGTGGTGGGCACGCTGATTTCGGATCTGCTGCTGGCGTGGATCGACCCGAGGATCCGTTACCAATGA
- a CDS encoding ABC transporter substrate-binding protein, which yields MQLGKFAFIGGALLASSVSAQSVVLDVTAWKGNETEPAGLPQLIEAFEAAHPEIDVELSYVSRLDTDVVLPPRLQGGNAPDVMMTDMPLVNVWGGAGLLEDLGTDSAWYGKVLPELKAPLTSDGAAYIMPLEMIGMGNFVNMGLLKSVGIETPPATLDELKAACAALSGAGINPMVFTGGFSAPLFVIANGLEAGETGAASYGSGEQSFADSAAFGGTLDTIRGLIEADCVDPKAQAGLDPWSTALAAFKGGEFAMMPQGAWNIADFSKVEGLDYVFAPIPSAKDTGVALDLFGIGWSVSAQSENKEAARTFVEFFAEAENLQVMLDAESAYSPFEGGASGVPALAAPYNAARDGGGTILYPFAVLDWPKPLESEIWDSLTGFLLDVTASNEAVLERWDEAVEDANF from the coding sequence ATGCAGCTTGGAAAATTCGCATTCATCGGGGGCGCTTTGTTGGCCAGCAGCGTCTCGGCACAATCGGTGGTTTTGGACGTCACCGCCTGGAAGGGCAACGAGACAGAGCCCGCCGGCCTGCCGCAGCTGATCGAGGCCTTCGAGGCCGCCCACCCGGAGATCGACGTGGAGCTGTCCTACGTCAGCCGGCTGGATACCGACGTTGTGCTGCCGCCGCGCCTGCAAGGCGGCAATGCGCCGGACGTGATGATGACGGATATGCCGCTGGTCAATGTCTGGGGCGGCGCGGGCCTGCTGGAAGATCTGGGCACCGACAGCGCGTGGTATGGCAAGGTCCTGCCCGAGCTGAAAGCCCCGCTCACCTCCGATGGCGCGGCCTATATCATGCCGCTCGAGATGATCGGTATGGGCAACTTCGTGAACATGGGCCTGCTGAAATCGGTCGGCATCGAGACCCCGCCCGCCACGCTGGACGAGCTGAAGGCCGCCTGCGCCGCGCTCTCCGGGGCCGGGATCAACCCGATGGTCTTTACCGGCGGCTTCTCTGCCCCGCTCTTCGTGATCGCCAACGGGCTTGAAGCTGGCGAGACCGGCGCGGCCAGCTATGGCAGCGGTGAACAGAGCTTCGCCGATAGCGCAGCCTTCGGTGGTACGCTCGATACGATTCGCGGGCTTATCGAAGCCGATTGCGTGGATCCCAAGGCGCAGGCCGGGCTGGACCCGTGGTCCACCGCGCTGGCGGCCTTCAAGGGCGGCGAGTTCGCGATGATGCCGCAGGGCGCCTGGAACATCGCCGATTTCTCCAAGGTCGAAGGGCTTGATTACGTCTTCGCCCCGATCCCCTCCGCGAAAGACACTGGCGTTGCGTTGGATCTCTTCGGCATCGGCTGGTCCGTCTCGGCGCAATCCGAGAACAAGGAGGCCGCGCGCACCTTCGTGGAGTTCTTCGCGGAAGCGGAAAACCTGCAGGTGATGCTCGACGCCGAAAGCGCCTACAGCCCGTTTGAGGGCGGCGCGAGCGGCGTGCCCGCTCTGGCCGCGCCCTACAACGCGGCGCGCGACGGCGGCGGTACGATCCTCTACCCCTTCGCGGTGCTGGATTGGCCGAAGCCGCTGGAAAGCGAAATCTGGGATAGCCTCACTGGCTTCCTGCTGGATGTCACCGCCTCCAACGAGGCCGTGCTGGAACGCTGGGACGAAGCCGTCGAAGACGCGAACTTCTGA